A genomic window from Synechococcus sp. WH 8016 includes:
- a CDS encoding Nif11-like leader peptide family natural product precursor: MALDQLKAFLVKMQDDEALKSTVLSASTADDVAKIAAKLGYEFSGDELLRQSGKKVGRVTVSKQETPGEYN, encoded by the coding sequence ATGGCTCTTGATCAACTCAAAGCTTTTCTCGTCAAGATGCAGGACGACGAGGCGCTTAAATCCACCGTTCTCTCGGCTTCAACAGCGGATGATGTAGCCAAAATTGCTGCCAAATTAGGTTATGAGTTCTCTGGAGATGAGTTATTACGCCAATCTGGGAAAAAAGTGGGTCGCGTGACAGTCTCTAAACAAGAAACTCCCGGTGAATACAATTAG
- a CDS encoding RNA polymerase-binding protein RpbA, which translates to MTNVPDFNSSTEKRARFGKVFSTRVEKLVEDLQAMSKTANLEIYEFDDELVKKLFIELAKRFRETAHRFGIEFEISIDREPIE; encoded by the coding sequence ATGACAAATGTGCCGGATTTTAATTCGTCAACGGAGAAACGAGCACGGTTTGGGAAAGTCTTTTCAACCAGAGTAGAAAAACTGGTTGAAGATCTCCAAGCAATGTCAAAAACGGCAAATCTAGAAATCTATGAGTTTGACGACGAATTGGTTAAAAAACTCTTTATAGAGCTAGCAAAACGATTTAGAGAAACCGCCCATCGATTCGGAATAGAATTTGAGATCAGTATTGATCGAGAACCAATCGAATAA
- the gap gene encoding type I glyceraldehyde-3-phosphate dehydrogenase, with protein MTIRIGINGFGRIGRLAFRQAVSMDDVEVVAVNDLIDVDYLAYLLRYDSTHRQFQGDVRVENKNLIVNGKSIRISAERDPKELRWGDIGADYVLESTGFFLTDDKARAHIDAGAKRVVMSAPSKDETPMFVMGVNHKNYQGEEIVSNASCTTNCLAPLAKVVNDNFGIVSGLMTTVHATTATQKPVDSPSLKDWRGGRGAGQSIIPSSTGAAKAVGRVIPELNGKLTGMAFRVPTPDVSVVDLTVNLEKSTSYEEVKAAMKAAAEGELRGILGYTNDQVVSNDLLGDSATSVFDAGAGMALNDRFMKLVAWYDNEWAYSCKCIDLIKHMETTQMR; from the coding sequence ATGACCATCCGTATTGGTATTAATGGGTTTGGACGCATTGGTCGCCTGGCTTTTCGCCAAGCCGTATCCATGGATGATGTTGAGGTGGTAGCAGTCAACGATTTGATCGACGTTGATTACCTCGCCTATCTACTCCGATACGATTCAACGCATCGACAATTCCAAGGCGACGTAAGAGTAGAAAATAAAAATTTGATCGTTAACGGTAAATCAATCCGTATTTCTGCTGAAAGAGACCCGAAGGAACTGAGATGGGGGGATATCGGTGCCGATTACGTGCTGGAAAGCACAGGATTTTTTCTTACGGACGATAAGGCGAGAGCACATATTGATGCTGGGGCAAAACGCGTCGTGATGAGCGCACCATCAAAAGATGAAACACCCATGTTTGTGATGGGTGTAAACCACAAAAACTACCAAGGCGAGGAGATCGTATCGAATGCAAGCTGCACGACAAACTGCCTTGCCCCATTAGCCAAAGTTGTCAATGACAATTTTGGAATCGTTAGTGGATTGATGACAACAGTCCACGCAACAACTGCCACACAAAAACCCGTGGACAGTCCATCTCTCAAAGACTGGAGAGGGGGTCGCGGAGCTGGTCAAAGCATTATTCCTAGTTCTACTGGAGCCGCCAAAGCTGTTGGAAGGGTGATTCCTGAGCTGAACGGAAAACTTACAGGGATGGCATTCAGGGTGCCTACACCTGATGTATCAGTGGTTGATCTCACAGTGAATCTGGAAAAATCAACCAGCTATGAAGAAGTCAAAGCTGCCATGAAAGCAGCTGCAGAAGGGGAGTTGAGAGGAATTCTCGGCTACACCAACGACCAGGTGGTGTCCAATGACCTGCTCGGAGATAGTGCAACATCCGTCTTTGATGCAGGTGCAGGAATGGCACTCAACGACCGATTCATGAAGCTTGTTGCCTGGTACGACAATGAATGGGCCTATAGCTGCAAATGTATTGATCTCATCAAACATATGGAAACCACACAGATGAGATAG
- a CDS encoding L,D-transpeptidase codes for MLMVTTSALLLSGCMQESKTTKASSQVEGSIEIKLNQSKPQESKGIAQSDGKEMVFDVGYGKNGVGCIGSTFQEGVTPLGTFKVNAIMSKGRFEMDEALIKKSGKTKQYLANNLFKNMNSIDFKGDGETGEYGSGYISLTPVPPTPQPFNFNEYDGIYRWYSFAIHGTNDEKRIGQRVTGGCINMNNKDLNKLIKNINLGDEVLVTSNQPCNL; via the coding sequence ATGTTGATGGTCACAACATCAGCTCTCCTGCTTTCAGGATGCATGCAAGAGTCAAAAACAACCAAAGCCTCGTCTCAAGTCGAGGGATCAATCGAGATCAAACTCAACCAAAGCAAGCCACAAGAAAGCAAAGGCATTGCTCAAAGCGATGGCAAAGAGATGGTGTTCGACGTGGGCTATGGGAAAAATGGCGTTGGATGCATCGGCAGCACATTTCAGGAAGGCGTGACTCCGCTGGGGACCTTCAAAGTGAATGCAATTATGAGCAAAGGTAGATTCGAAATGGATGAAGCGCTGATCAAAAAATCCGGGAAAACGAAACAATACCTAGCAAATAATCTGTTCAAAAATATGAACTCTATAGACTTTAAAGGGGATGGGGAAACTGGTGAGTATGGATCAGGATATATCAGCCTTACCCCAGTACCACCAACACCCCAGCCATTCAACTTTAACGAATACGACGGAATCTACCGGTGGTATAGCTTTGCAATTCATGGAACGAATGATGAGAAACGTATCGGACAACGCGTAACAGGTGGTTGCATCAATATGAACAACAAGGATCTCAATAAACTCATCAAAAACATCAACCTTGGCGATGAAGTCCTTGTAACATCAAACCAACCCTGCAATCTCTAA
- the psaK gene encoding photosystem I reaction center subunit PsaK translates to MAFHLFAVAPPATFSWSPKVGLLMVLCNILAIYLGTKIFKAGEGTQLPNPKYFGGLGLEALLATTSLGHVIGFGVILGFGAAGLL, encoded by the coding sequence ATGGCCTTTCACCTTTTCGCAGTCGCCCCCCCTGCAACCTTCAGTTGGTCTCCAAAGGTGGGTCTCTTAATGGTGTTGTGCAATATCCTTGCTATCTATCTCGGAACAAAAATTTTTAAGGCTGGGGAGGGGACTCAACTACCTAATCCTAAATACTTTGGAGGATTGGGTTTAGAGGCTTTACTGGCTACAACCAGTCTTGGCCATGTCATTGGCTTTGGTGTCATTCTCGGCTTCGGTGCTGCCGGCTTGCTTTAG
- a CDS encoding TVP38/TMEM64 family protein — MQESTTIKLHQRYVQRLRKIIGVSAVVALAIVVLHLAHTHALEPLRAQVEGMGVWAPLGIVALRGVSILLPALPSTAYSLLAGALLGFETGLITIFITDLVFCQIAFLVAKRFGQKPVRALVGEKASKRIESFNQSQIEGNPFFLTGLLMTGLFDFVSYAAGLGGTKWKIFTPALIISVALSDPPIVALGAGVFSGGKLMLGLALLGVFALALIAGLVKKYQRKTA; from the coding sequence ATGCAAGAGTCAACAACGATCAAACTCCATCAGCGATACGTGCAGCGACTTCGCAAAATCATTGGCGTCAGCGCTGTTGTAGCTCTGGCCATTGTTGTGCTCCATCTCGCCCACACCCACGCTCTCGAACCCCTGCGTGCTCAGGTCGAAGGCATGGGTGTATGGGCACCACTTGGGATTGTGGCGCTCAGGGGAGTCAGCATCCTGCTTCCAGCCTTACCAAGCACAGCGTATTCACTGCTTGCTGGCGCACTGCTTGGGTTTGAGACAGGACTGATCACAATCTTCATTACCGATCTAGTTTTTTGCCAAATCGCATTTTTGGTAGCCAAACGCTTTGGACAAAAACCGGTGCGAGCCCTCGTAGGCGAGAAAGCAAGCAAACGCATTGAAAGCTTTAACCAGTCACAAATCGAAGGAAATCCTTTCTTCCTCACAGGACTTTTAATGACAGGTCTGTTTGATTTTGTGAGTTACGCAGCGGGCCTTGGCGGAACCAAATGGAAGATATTTACTCCAGCACTCATCATCAGCGTGGCACTGAGTGATCCACCCATTGTTGCCCTGGGCGCTGGGGTCTTTAGCGGAGGAAAGCTAATGCTTGGGCTAGCGCTTCTAGGTGTCTTTGCCTTAGCCCTCATTGCTGGACTTGTAAAAAAGTATCAAAGAAAAACTGCATAA
- a CDS encoding MFS transporter, whose protein sequence is MAVLMLEEQGNGSKPPSRARVLIAGLIGNVMEWYDFALYGYFATVIGQQFFPSANPTASLIGAFGAFAAGFIVRPLGGIVYGRIGDLVGRRRALTLSVIAMAIPTVGMAFLPTHAQIGIAAPIAVVLLRLLQGISAGGEYTTSIIFLAESAPDRQRGFFCIWGLWGSVLGMLMGSAFGDLLTRTLTQTQLGDWGWRVAFAMGSVVALTGVIIRQGVGEDNTSNKTKTPLSSTLGAHRTAFFRVLALNIASSVGFYAVYVYLVTYVEDVDGIADSVALSLNTDVMAVLLLLYPITAWLSDRIGRRPMLMGGAALLCIGALPFLQLIHSQDPQSIVRGELGFTLALAVVDGGKGPANVELMPAEVRCTGTALAYNLAEGWFGGTTPLIAAVLIARASGNPVYLAIWVALSGLCTFVTAAFFTRETAFKPLLKQAQPQQC, encoded by the coding sequence ATGGCTGTGTTGATGCTGGAAGAACAAGGGAATGGTTCGAAACCGCCATCCAGAGCAAGGGTCTTAATCGCCGGTCTGATCGGCAACGTGATGGAGTGGTACGACTTTGCCCTCTATGGCTACTTCGCCACGGTGATTGGCCAACAATTTTTTCCCTCAGCTAACCCAACGGCGTCCCTGATTGGTGCCTTCGGAGCGTTTGCCGCCGGGTTCATCGTCCGCCCCCTTGGAGGAATTGTCTATGGCCGCATCGGCGATTTGGTAGGACGTCGCCGCGCCCTAACCCTGTCGGTGATCGCCATGGCGATCCCAACCGTAGGGATGGCCTTTTTACCCACCCATGCCCAGATCGGAATTGCAGCGCCGATTGCCGTGGTGCTTCTACGACTCCTCCAGGGAATTTCAGCCGGGGGGGAATACACAACCTCGATCATTTTCCTCGCCGAATCTGCTCCAGATCGACAACGGGGCTTCTTTTGCATCTGGGGACTCTGGGGTTCCGTGTTGGGGATGCTGATGGGTTCAGCCTTTGGAGATCTCCTCACGAGAACCCTCACACAAACGCAACTGGGGGATTGGGGGTGGCGCGTGGCCTTTGCTATGGGCTCCGTCGTGGCCCTAACGGGGGTGATTATTCGCCAAGGCGTCGGAGAAGACAACACATCCAATAAAACAAAAACCCCACTCTCCTCAACCCTGGGTGCCCACCGAACGGCATTCTTCAGGGTGTTGGCGCTGAACATTGCCAGCAGCGTTGGCTTCTATGCGGTCTATGTCTATTTAGTGACCTACGTCGAAGACGTGGACGGGATCGCAGACAGCGTGGCTCTCAGCCTGAATACGGATGTGATGGCTGTTTTGCTGCTGCTGTACCCGATCACAGCCTGGCTCTCAGACAGGATCGGCAGAAGACCGATGTTGATGGGTGGGGCAGCCCTGCTCTGCATTGGGGCACTTCCATTCCTCCAACTGATTCACAGCCAAGACCCACAATCGATCGTTCGTGGAGAACTGGGATTCACACTGGCGCTTGCAGTGGTGGATGGTGGCAAGGGCCCAGCCAACGTGGAGCTGATGCCCGCGGAAGTGCGATGCACGGGGACAGCCTTGGCCTACAACCTTGCGGAAGGCTGGTTTGGTGGAACCACCCCGCTGATTGCGGCTGTACTGATTGCGAGGGCGAGCGGAAATCCCGTCTACTTAGCGATCTGGGTGGCACTCAGTGGTCTTTGCACCTTTGTGACGGCTGCCTTCTTCACAAGGGAGACAGCGTTCAAACCCTTACTGAAACAGGCTCAGCCCCAACAGTGCTGA